The genomic interval TGATCGCGGGACGTTATTGTGCCGGGTTCACGCGAGCGACTAGTAGAGGCTGGTGTTATATTGCTTTACCTTTACTTTGCTAGACACTGGAGCACTCCGGAGTATGCGATTGCTCGGGGCATTCGTTGGAGCATCAAAAGCTGTCGGATACCTCCACCATGCCGAACAGCTACACCATCTACACGTTGAGTTTGGAGGGAGGATGCTACTACGTGGGGAGTACTTCGCGTACAATGTCCGAACGATTCCAGGAACACCAGGCCGGGACAGGTTCTAGCTGGACACGACTGCACCCTCCCATTAAGATACGGAAATCGTACCGGTACCACGGACCAAGTCCCGGATTGGAAGAAGACCGGGAAGTATACGAGCTCATGAAAGACGTGGGCATTGACAAGGTACGCGGCGGACAGTTTGTGCAATTGATCTTCACGGAAGAAACAAAACGTTCTCTACAGCGGACTCTCCGTCATTCCGTTGGTGCTTGTATGCGATGCGGTCGACAAGGGCACGTCATCTTGGCTTGTCGTGCGGTGACCGATCTTTACGGTACGGTCATACCACGCCCAAGCGAGACTAACCGCTCCACCCACAAGTCGGAGGTCCGGTCAACGGTCACTCAGAAACCAAGGGCGCGTACGGTGAATTCCAAAACGTGTGCACGCTGTGGACGGTCTAGCCACGACGAAAATCGGTGTTACGCCACGACACATAGCAGCGGCCGAGTGCTGGAGTCAGAAGAAAACGAGATGGAGCCGATGCCCCGGCGAGCGGTCGCTCAAAAGCCGAGGGCGCGCAAGGtggattccaaaacgtgTGCACGCTGTGGACGGTCTACCCACGACGAAAGTCGATGTTACGCCACGACACATAGCAGCGGTCGAGTGCTGGAGtcagaagaagacgagaTGGAGCCGATGCCCCGGCGAGCGGTCGCTCAAAAGCCGAGGGCGCGTACGGTGAATTCCAAAACGTGTGCACGCTGTGGACGATCTACCCACGACGAAAGTCGATGTTACGCCACGACACATAGCAGCGGTCGAGTGCTGgagtcggaagaagacgaaagtgacgacgaagatttcttTTGCAGTCGATGCGGCCGCAGTGGTCATGATGCGGAGGAATGCTACGCGAGAAGCGACGCGAATGGCCGAAGATTATGGTAGGTCCGCAACAGTTTTATAGATTCTTGGTGACCGGCACTCTTAAAGTTAGTTGACGCCAATATTATTAAACCTTTTTTGGAAACGCAAAACCAACTGGGTGGGCAACTGTTACTGCAGGCCGAAGTCTAGTATCAGACGACTTACTCAATTCGTGCTGTTCCACCACAAAGTTGACCAACAAAATGTCAGGGCAGCGCAAAGCGCTTTTAGAAGTCTTTACAGTAGCTACAAAGATGAAATTTGATTTGGTACTTTCACTTCTGCGTGTACGAAATTGCTCACCGTAAATGGGCTCACACTGGACTGAAATCCATCTCACCGTCCAAATATTGGAATATCATTGATACAATTCTTCTGATCTGCagctggaagaagacgagactTCCTCGAAGGTAACGGATTGATTGGATAGTATGCATAAACTCCGTGATGAACAGCACTCACAAATTGCTTTCACACAAGTCGATGGTCAGATGCTACGTTCCAATGGGGCGGGGCCTGTCTCCAATATTTTCACAGTTTCCACGGGGTCAGTAGGAACGAAGTCGTTTCCTCTGACTGACAGGATTCCTCTATTAGCCGACACAACCATACGCTCGTAGACTTTTGTCGGAAAATTACAGTCAATGAGTCACGGTCCTCCAGAAACTCATCTTGAAGCTTCACAGCCAGCGTCCTTTTTATTTCCTTAGTTCTCGAAAATGATATTTTCGAATTCGCGGATTGAGGTTCAAGCCAAAATTATACATATTACAGCATCCGAAAAAAAGACCGACTACGTCTACTATCAACTACCTTTGACCTACCTATTCCATTGACGATTTTTCGACGCCGGGGTCATTTGGAGCGTGGATGTTGGAGCAGATGGTTGGCGCACCGTACCCCGAATGAGAAGGCGAGGCGGCACCGATCAGATCCCTCGAATACAAGCAACCGCAGGTACATTACTATCAAAAGTAAATGACTGCAATCACGATACCGTTTGGCGCCAGCTTCAGAAGGGCCAACTACGCCGTCTCGTTATACTTAGAGGGTTCTTTTTTGGCGATCAAGAAAACAATTTGCTCAGCGCGGAGTTTGGTTTTATTGACAGGAAATGCTTCCGAAAAGAAAGCGTTAATAGTTGATAGATCGTCAAACTCAAGTAAGGTTTGCATATTGCACAACATTTGGCTGTCGTGCACTTCGCCGAAGTGTATGGCTACCGAAACGAAGAGACCTGGTCGCGCTTTTGTCTTTCGTTGTAGGTGATAAGCGAAGGCAAACCACGGTGATGCCTCAAATATATGTACTACAGCTGGAGCACGGATGTTACTACGTAGGGAGCACCACGCGGGCCCTGTCGCAACGATTCCAGGAACACCAAGCCGGAAATGGCTCAAGCTGGACTGAGCTCCATCCTCCTGTTCGACTAGTTGAATCTATTAGGTACGATGAAGAGGATCTGCGGCTAGAAGAAGACAAGATCACCTACAAGCTCATGGAAAAGTATGGAGTGGATAAGGTGCGCGGCGGACAGTTTGCACGGTCAGTATTCACGCAAGAACAACAATTCTCGCTGCAGCAGACACTACGGCACTCTATTGGTGCTTGCCTACGATGCGGAAGGCCCACGCATTACGCCTCAGATTGCAGCGAATTGACCGACATTCACGGCACAACTATAAAGATCTCCTACACGTTCGAACGATCTTGCCCGATAAACTCGTCTACTGGAAACAGCAACGTACCATTCTGTCCTT from Phaeodactylum tricornutum CCAP 1055/1 chromosome 11, complete sequence carries:
- a CDS encoding predicted protein, which codes for MPNSYTIYTLSLEGGCYYVGSTSRTMSERFQEHQAGTGSSWTRLHPPIKIRKSYRYHGPSPGLEEDREVYELMKDVGIDKVRGGQFVQLIFTEETKRSLQRTLRHSVGACMRCGRQGHVILACRAVTDLYGTVIPRPSETNRSTHKSEVRSTVTQKPRARTVNSKTCARCGRSSHDENRCYATTHSSGRVLESEENEMEPMPRRAVAQKPRARKVDSKTCARCGRSTHDESRCYATTHSSGRVLESEEDEMEPMPRRAVAQKPRARTVNSKTCARCGRSTHDESRCYATTHSSGRVLESEEDESDDEDFFCSRCGRSGHDAEECYARSDANGRRLW
- a CDS encoding predicted protein, which gives rise to MTAITIPFGASFRRANYAVSLYLEGSFLAIKKTICSARSLVLLTGNASEKKALIVDRSSNSRSTTRALSQRFQEHQAGNGSSWTELHPPVRLVESIRYDEEDLRLEEDKITYKLMEKYGVDKVRGGQFARSVFTQEQQFSLQQTLRHSIGACLRCGRPTHYASDCSELTDIHGTTIKISYTFERSCPINSSTGNSNVPFCPSTPTIAEVSQSLASTPTTPAFDSDPCARCGRSTHDDSECDALTDIHGSLCDDEDNV